From Orcinus orca chromosome 3, mOrcOrc1.1, whole genome shotgun sequence, a single genomic window includes:
- the LOC101289883 gene encoding coiled-coil-helix-coiled-coil-helix domain-containing protein 2-like produces the protein MPRGSRSHTSRVAPPASRAPQMRTAPRPAPAAQPPAVAPPSAVGSPAAAPWQPGLMAQMATTAAGVAVGSAVGHTLGHAITGGFSGGSNAEPSRPDITYQEPQGTQLAQQQQNGPCLFEVKQFLECAQNQGDLKLCEGFSEVPKQCRLANGLA, from the coding sequence ATGCCTCGTGGAAGCCGAAGCCACACTTCCCGCGTAGCCCCTCCGGCCAGCCGGGCGCCTCAGATGAGAACTGCACCCAGGCCAGCGCCCGCAGCTCAGCCACCAGCAGTGGCTCCACCATCTGCTGTTGGCTCACCTGCTGCTGCTCCTTGGCAGCCAGGTCTGATGGCCCAGATGGCAACCACTGCGGCCGGCGTGGCTGTGGGTTCTGCCGTCGGCCACACTCTGGGTCATGCCATCACTGGTggcttcagtggaggaagtaatgCTGAGCCCTCAAGGCCTGACATCACTTACCAGGAGCCTCAGGGAACCCAGCTGGCACAGCAGCAGCAGAATGGCCCATGCCTTTTTGAGGTGAAACAGTTTTTGGAGTGTGCCCAGAACCAGGGTGACCTTAAGCTTTGTGAAGGTTTCAGTGAGGTGCCGAAACAGTGCAGACTGGCGAACGGGTTAGCTTAA